In Streptomyces sp. 71268, the DNA window GCTTCGGCAGCTCCGGCACCTTCAGCCGTACGTTCCGCGACATCGTCGGCCAGTCGCCGCGGGCGTACCGCAAACAGGCGGCGGCCACCGGCGTGCCGACCTGTTTCACGATGGCCTGGTCGCGGCCGAGCGACTGACGCAGCAGCCGTCCACGGAGTGAGCAGTTTTGGATAAGTTTTCGGCCGCGCCGCTCACTAACGTGATGGACATGTTCAACGCCATCACACATTCGCAGATATACGTTCTCGACCAGGACGAGGCCCTCGACTTCTACGTCGGCAAGCTCGGCCTTGAGGTCGCTGCCGACGTCGACATGGGCTTCATGCGCTGGCTGGCCGTCAGCGTCCCCGGCCACCCGGAGCGCCAGATCCTGCTGGAGAGGCCCGGTGCTCCGGCGATGTCCGAGGAGACGGCGGCGCAGGTGCGCGACCTGGTGACCAAGGGGGCGATGGGCGGATGGCTCATCTTCACCACCGAGGACTGCCGCAAGACGTACGAGACGCTGCTTGGGCGCGGCGTCGAATTCACAGAGGAGCCCACCGAGCGCCCGTACGGCATCGACTGCGGCCTCCGTGACCCGTTCGGCAACCGCATCCGCTTCACCCAGCCGAAGGGCTGAGGGCGCGCGCTCCGGGGCGCTGACCGGGCCGCGTGGTGCGCGGCGGCCCGGGCGCCGGCGCGTCAGCGGGGGCGGCACGCCGTACGCGGTGCGCCAGCGCGGGCTGCCCCTTGGCCCGCCCCGCCACAGCGCCCGGCGCGAGCCCGCCCCACCCGTGTACACCCGGCCCGCCCTGACTGTCACCGGCCCGTCCCTGACTCATCCTGGCCGTCACCGGCCCGTCCCCGACTCGTCCCGACCGTCCCCGGCCCGTCAGCGCCCCCCGTACGCCGGCGCGCCTGTCGCGCCGGCGCGCGGCCGTACCGAAACACCTCCCGCATCACCCGGCGCACTCGGGGCAGGCGCTCGTCCGGGGGTGGGCTCGGTCTCGCCCTCCGCGGCGCCACGGTCGGGTGAACGCGCCCGCGGGGCCCGGCTTCATCCCGCCGTCACGGTTGCCTCTCGAACATCCGTCGACCAGCGCATAGCATCCGGCCCATGTCCACTACGAATGGTCTGGGGCCCAGCACGTCGAAGGCCGTCGCGGAGCCGGGGGCCGGGAACGTGGCACCGAGCGCCGCACAGTGGTACCCGCCGGAGTGGCCCGAGCGCATCCGGGCGCTGGCGAACGGCACGCTGGTGCCCGTCGAGCCGCGGCGGGCGGCGACCGTGTTGCTGCTGCGCGACACGGCGGCCGGCCCCTCGGTCTACATGCTGCGCCGCCGCGCCTCCATGGCCTTCGCCGGGGGCGCGTACGCGTATCCGGGCGGGTCCGTGGACGCGCGGGACGAGGAGCGCGACACCGGGTGGGCCGGCCCCTCGCGCGCGCAGTGGGCGGAGCGGCTCGGGACGGACGAGGGCACGGCGCAGGCCATCGTGTGCGCGGCGGTGCGGGAGACGTTCGAGGAGGCCGGGGTGTTGCTGGCCGGGCCCGACGCGCGGACCGTCGTCGCCGACACGACCGGCGACGACTGGGAGGCGGACCGCGCCGCGCTGGTCGCCCGCGAGCTGTCCTTCGCCGACTTCCTCGCCCGTCGCTCCCTCGTGCTCCGCTCCGACCTGCTCGGCGGCTGGGCACGCTGGATCACCCCGGAGTTCGAGCCGCGCCGCTACGACACCTGGTTCTTCGCCGCCGCGCTCCCCGCGGGCCAGCGCACCCGGAACGCCTCCACGGAGGCCGACCGCACCGTGTGGATCACGCCACGGGAGGCCGCCGCCGGCTACGACCGGGGCGAGCTGCTGATGATGCCGCCGACCATCGCCACGCTGCGCGAACTCGTCCCGCACGCCACGGCCGCCGCCGCGCTCGCCGCCGCGGCCGACCGGGACCTGACGCCGATCCTGGCCCGCGCCACGCTGCGGGACGGCGAGATCGAGCTGAGCTGGCCGGGGCACAAGGAGTTCACCCGGCACGTCACACCCGACACACCGACCACGCCACCCCCTCCCGCCGCCACGGACGGAGCCGGAACCAGCGCATGACCCACGCCACGGACGGAGCCAGCGCATGACCAA includes these proteins:
- a CDS encoding NUDIX hydrolase: MSTTNGLGPSTSKAVAEPGAGNVAPSAAQWYPPEWPERIRALANGTLVPVEPRRAATVLLLRDTAAGPSVYMLRRRASMAFAGGAYAYPGGSVDARDEERDTGWAGPSRAQWAERLGTDEGTAQAIVCAAVRETFEEAGVLLAGPDARTVVADTTGDDWEADRAALVARELSFADFLARRSLVLRSDLLGGWARWITPEFEPRRYDTWFFAAALPAGQRTRNASTEADRTVWITPREAAAGYDRGELLMMPPTIATLRELVPHATAAAALAAAADRDLTPILARATLRDGEIELSWPGHKEFTRHVTPDTPTTPPPPAATDGAGTSA
- a CDS encoding VOC family protein, with amino-acid sequence MFNAITHSQIYVLDQDEALDFYVGKLGLEVAADVDMGFMRWLAVSVPGHPERQILLERPGAPAMSEETAAQVRDLVTKGAMGGWLIFTTEDCRKTYETLLGRGVEFTEEPTERPYGIDCGLRDPFGNRIRFTQPKG